AATTATGATCTCTTTACAGCTATAACAGCTTCAGATGTTTATTTATCTTTGTGATTCCTGATATGCAGTTTGTTATATTTTCTTACAATAGTCAATTGCTCACTTCTGCAAATTGGCTTGTTATGCAGAGAGTAGTGAGTCAGTCCTTACAATCAAGGGGCCTCAGGGGCGAATAAATAGGTCTATTTGGGGACCTCTAAACAAGACTATTATAAGTGCTGGTGAAGATGCAGTAGTCCGTGTGTGGGATACTGAGGTGGGTTGCATCATCCTTTCAGTAGGCCATTATTTTTATCACATCTTTTGGATCCATTTATGAGTTCATGCATTTGTCTTCTTATACAAGATACCCTAGAAGTTATAATGTAACATATATTTGGGGTCCATTATATGGATCTTTGTCAATGTTGAAGTTTGTTTAGGGCAAATTGTCAAACTAAGAGCTGCCACTCATTTTCTTATTGTTtccaatattatttttcttaggtCTCCCGTTACCTTTAACGTCATGCCATTAATTCCAATTGGCTCACAGAATCCAACCAGGAATCTATAGATCTCTTTGGACTTGTTCAtaccatcataatttttttttctatttttatcttCTAATAGAGTTACACTTAATTGTTCATGAATATATTCTGCTTCCTATATCAAGTAAAATTTAGTTAGCAGATGAGTATACTTTGgtcatatttttcttggctagaATTTCTTGTAGCAATGAATAGGAAGTTAGAATCTCACATGATTGTGCAATCTGGTAACTTGACTTGTTTTACACTGTGTGAGAAAAATAAATGTTTCCATAGTGTGGTGATCTTTGGAATCACATCAATTTGGTTGCACGGAATGGGAAGTAGTCTTTACTTCTTCCGTAATGTGGGGCTGCTTATGTGAAACATTTTCTGTTTGGGCATCATTGATTCCTTGGGGCAGATCTACAAAGAAATTTGGTGGCCCTTGTGAAGGCTTGGGTGAGACAGCAAAGCATGGTCGGCAAACTTGACTCATGGATAGCTTGTTCTTTTGTTATCATCTGACTCAAGGAAATCAATTTGGTAATCTCTGTCCACATGCATGGTATTATCCTAGAGACTTTAGTCAAGAAATAACAAATTAAAAGGTAAAAGCACATGCATGATTTGGACACATGCCTAAGAAATTTTGCCACGTCACTGATAACATCCATCTTATTCACTTTGGTATTTGTGTACTGCTTACTTGTATATTTATTCTTGCATTTGTCTGTAACTTTTACAGACCGGCCAGCTGTTGAAGGAATCTGACAAAGAAACTGGTCATCAGAAAACAGTTACCTCACTGTCAAAATCTGCAGATGGTTCCCACTTCTTGACAGGTTCCTTAGATAAATCTGCCAAGGTGTCAATTACTATCCTTAATGCTGCAATTCTGTATTCCACTAGATTCACTTCATTTTTCTTATTGTTCTtctcttatttctttttttttttgttctatttGTTTAGCTCTGGGATGCTAGAACTCTGACTCTTATCAAGACATACGTGACGGAGCGTCCAGTCAATGCTTGTGCGATATCTCCACTTCTTGATCATGTATGTAActaatttcttttcatttttttgggTTTCTTGATCATATATTGAACCGCATTATGGATGGGCTTTTCGTGAGCAACCAAAGCttggatgtaaatcatgattttggAAGAAATAGCAGCCCCTATAGTAGTAGTAGAAGTTAGCCACCCCAAGTCTCAATGTACGAGGGTTGTCATCAATGCTGGGTTTGGGAGATTCAATGTTCCAGCATCACCATTGCAAGTAGAGAGACTGTTTCTATGACTAGAACTCTAGTCACCCAAGTTGCAAAGAACCTTCCTATGGTGCCAGGGCTCACCCTCACATACCATGTGTTCTGAAATCTTATCTGCACCTTTGATGAGTGCAGTGGCTAGTTATTATTTTGGTGCAGAGATAGAACTTGACATCAGGTCTAAGTTAGTATTTGATCCTGTATATAAGTTTCTCTATTTTGGTCTTGTTTAGGTGGTTATTGGGGGAGGCCAAGAGGCAGTACATGTCACAACCACTGATCGTCGTGCTGGAAAATTTGAGGCAAAATTCTTTCACAAGGTGATGTAGTTCTTTACTACAATGCCAATAAATTTTGTCCTGTACTAGTATTGAATGCTTGTGGTTGAGTTTGACTAAGGCTTTGCAAGTAGATTTATTTTCTAGTTGTTTCTGAAACAGATTCTTCAAGAAGAAATCGGGGGTGTGAAGGGACATTTTGGACCGATTAATGCTCTGGCTTTCAATCCTGATGGGAGAAGGTTTGTTTTCAAGCTTATGTTTCTTGTCTCaggatcaattttttttaatttaaatttttcttAGAAAGATCTAGAGGGCCAACATTAACTTCTTGATAGACATTGTTGTGACATGTAGCATTTGAAGGTTTGTTGGACTTATTTCTAATGACTTCCTTGGTTTTTCTACTGTGATCCTTGCCTATATtgctcatgcatgcatgcaagtgTATTCTTGTGCGTGTACAAGGAACAAGGCATTGTTTCTTTCTCCTGGGTGttgattttgttctttttctGCTGATTTGGTTGTTCCATACATTCATTTGGCAATCAGATATGTGATCTTGGTTTATCAGCAGAATATCATTTCATTTCTGTTTGTTCTTCCTCCTTGATTTCCCCATGTTTCAGATTTAAGATCTCTGGGATGAAATGATTGCACTATTTTACAGTATCTTTTAATATTGTTGAATGAGATATAATTCTAGATTTTATTGTGTGATGGTGTCAGCAGTTTCTGCTGTGCAACAAAACCTCCTAGATTTTACagttatctttcttttttttgcttcAACATGGTGTAAGGAAGTGTCAACATGAAGCATGTCGGCATCCAGtagtcattatttatttatttgcaaGAATCTATTACTTCCTGGAATTGGATACTGATCCGGGCTGGTTATTTTTGCTTATCATTTAAATAGCTGCATGTTCCAAACTTATATCTTTTACAATTCTGTTATTTTACATAGTTTCTCGAGTGGGGGCGAAGATGGTTACGTAAGACTGCATCATTTTGACCCAGATTACTTCACTATTAAGATGTGAGCAAGGAATATGCGGTACGCCGGTTCTATCTTGGTTTTAGAATTTGTGATATATATATTTCACTGTTGTTGCATTGATCAATACGTTCTATTTTACAACCTGTGGGTTATGTAGCAGCCTATTCCTGTCTTGTGGAGGAACTTTGAAGAACGAGGATTTTGTTGCTGGACCTCTATATCGTGTAGAAGGATATGGACATCCACATTTATTATGTGCAACTGCTCAATACTATAAACAGTTTCAAGAATGTTTTTGGAGTACTGGGAATTACACCATTGTTTAATTTGCCCGCAGAATTTTTTATACAAGCATGCATTAACTCAACATCTCTATTATTCGCTACTATGCATTGCCATATAGCAACTTACATATGCAACGTCATGGAAGATTTCTGTTTCTGAGTTGAGCACACTCGGTTCTTCATTTACGTGCCATCTTCTCATCATTGGTATCTGTCTCCGTCAACAA
This Musa acuminata AAA Group cultivar baxijiao chromosome BXJ1-2, Cavendish_Baxijiao_AAA, whole genome shotgun sequence DNA region includes the following protein-coding sequences:
- the LOC135599344 gene encoding eukaryotic translation initiation factor 3 subunit I-like — its product is MRPILMKGHERPLTFLKYNREGDLLFSCAKDHNPTVWFADNGERLGTYRGHNGAVWCCDVSRDSMRLITGSADQSVKLWNVQTGAQLYSFNFDSPARSVDFSVGDKLAVITTDPFMGLPSTIQVKRIARDPNEQSSESVLTIKGPQGRINRSIWGPLNKTIISAGEDAVVRVWDTETGQLLKESDKETGHQKTVTSLSKSADGSHFLTGSLDKSAKLWDARTLTLIKTYVTERPVNACAISPLLDHVVIGGGQEAVHVTTTDRRAGKFEAKFFHKILQEEIGGVKGHFGPINALAFNPDGRSFSSGGEDGYVRLHHFDPDYFTIKM